From a single Carassius auratus strain Wakin chromosome 38, ASM336829v1, whole genome shotgun sequence genomic region:
- the LOC113056919 gene encoding prostate stem cell antigen-like yields MRALHFFMLLGLGLILLAAHSEALKCYTCMGSTDEDCNRQGSKTCPSYSDACAIVRGHGNGVMKSCSYKSFCSQANSQGYRAPGVKVHCCYSDDCNVTGHATRISTGFSFLLSLLLFIWHLLSD; encoded by the exons ATGAGAGCGCTCCATTTCTTCATGCTGCTGGGCCTGGGCCTCATCCTCCTCGCCGCTCACA GCGAGGCACTGAAGTGTTACACCTGCATGGGCTCGACTGATGAAGACTGTAATCGCCAAGGATCTAAAACATGTCCGAGCTACTCAGATGCATGTGCTATTGTCCGTGGACATGGCA ATGGCGTAATGAAGTCGTGTTCGTACAAATCCTTCTGCAGCCAGGCTAACAGCCAGGGCTACAGAGCTCCAGGGGTCAAAGTTCACTGCTGCTACTCTGATGACTGCAATGTGACAGGACACGCCACCAGAATCAGCACAGGCTTCAGCTTCCTCCTGAGCCTTCTGTTATTCATCTGGCATCTGCTATCAGACTAA